A stretch of the Medicago truncatula cultivar Jemalong A17 chromosome 5, MtrunA17r5.0-ANR, whole genome shotgun sequence genome encodes the following:
- the LOC11408596 gene encoding protein NETWORKED 2D has product MLQRAASNAYSWWWASHVRTKQSKWMEQNLQDMEEKVQSAIKLIEEDGDSFAKRAEMYYKKRPELISFVEETYKAYRALAERYDHISKELQNANTTIASAFPDRVPFMDEEDDDGSPRTPRRIPEGFKTNIPNPPLKDLKNVVTAATKKFNAKKIASAAATSEVPKSGLSRKEALEEVSKLQKQILSLQTVKEFVKSSYDNSIARYWETEDKIKELQEKVSVLQDELGEGIVIEDDEARRLMAEAALKSCQEAIEQLQEKQERSVDETKIESKRIKDAKAKLGSLMNEFEYDQSKSKEPRVKRDVKSVEERKDLEEDEGQLTQQIQDLQLLQETVKVRFEASSNSSLAATEMAEKIDELVNKVIILETAVSSQTALVYGLRTETDELQGHIQTLEDDKESLIKDKNKLNDQLREMEQKMLAVQDLNQTVEDQNSNLQTHFTEARCNINRLSVEVQSVQPSEEVKVPDSSQIQKNSSGEADSKHEAEGKVPLNQDNVLMNDENKSEKEHTGLLEDALNSDKEQPNEEVKVAGSSEIQKNSSGQAESKHEPEGKVPLNQDNALLNDVTKSEKEQNGLLEDAINSDEKQPNEEVKVADSLEIQKNSSGQTESKHEPEGEIPLHQEDNVLLNDVKKSEKEHTGLLEDAVNSGEELNIANNIEDKVTSDTKFKVTDSPQNGVQQQPSLISQNGLDTENNLKVTSTLEMEGATAVENKPLKELTDQEKTLNLGNSDGKETVAMSTITTTENQEVGQHQTSNKADHSSSESFKKLQENDVKQDPSKTGNNLGVDHKEQETTPDDEPDWRKMFLDGMQDREKALLTEYTNTLRNYKDVKKRLAEIEDKNQDKTLDSCLQLQLNELKTSNYLKDQEIRILHQKLSLLQITMEGNEDLANSISVPPQEEHDIQQLLKIDQPASPSAIEEKFRSNMDEILEENLTFWLKFSTTYAEIQRFETTIKDLQTEVSKLEENGKSSEGSAGIKHSLKSDARPIYKHLTEIQSEITVWVEKSALMKEELQRRLSSLCLIQEEITNALKASAEDDDFRFTSYQAAKFQGEVLNMKQENNKVADELQAGLDIATSLQLEIEKALIKLNEQYELSTSKRQESGDLRQSETKARVPLRTFIFGVKPKKQSIFSYMTPRMHRKFNSASARDQSRL; this is encoded by the exons atgttgcaGAGAGCAGCTAGCAATGCATATTCATGGTGGTGGGCTAGTCACGTCAGAACAAAGCAATCAAAATGGATGGAGCAAAACCTTCAAG ATATGGAGGAAAAGGTGCAGAGTGCTATAAAACTCATAGAGGAAGATGGGGACTCATTTGCAAAGAGAGCTGAAATGTATTACAAAAAGAGACCAGAGCTAATAAGCTTTGTCGAAGAAACATACAAAGCTTACCGAGCTTTAGCCGAACGATACGATCATATATCAAAAGAGTTGCAGAATGCCAACACCACCATTGCTTCTGCCTTTCCGGATCGAGTCCCGTTtatggatgaagaagatgacGATGGATCACCGAGAACTCCAAGAAGAATACCAGAAGGGTTCAAAACAAACATCCCAAATCCTCCACTTAAAGACTTAAAAAACGTAGTAACAGCAGCCACAAAGAAATTCAACGCCAAAAAGATTGCCTCAGCGGCAGCTACTTCTGAAGTTCCTAAATCTGGATTGAGCAGAAAGGAAGCACTTGAAGAGGTTAGCAAGCTACAGAAACAGATTTTATCTCTACAAACGGTGAAGGAGTTCGTGAAAAGCTCGTATGATAATTCCATTGCTAGGTACTGGGAAACTGAAGATAAGATCAAGGAATTACAAGAGAAAGTTTCTGTTCTGCAAGATGAACTCGGAGAAGGTATCGTTATCGAAGACGATGAAGCGCGCCGTTTGATGGCAGAAGCTGCTCTTAAATCATGCCAAGAGGCAATAGAACAATTGCAAGAGAAACAGGAAAGGTCAGTTGATGAAACCAAAATTGAATCCAAAAGGATAAAAGATGCCAAGGCCAAATTAGGCTCTCTCATGAATGAGTTCGAATATGATCAGAGCAAATCCAAAGAGCCAAGGGTCAAAAGAGATGTAAAAAGTGTAGAGGAGAGAAAGGACCTGGAAGAAGATGAGGGTCAATTGACTCAACAGATACAGGACTTGCAGTTGTTACAGGAGACTGTAAAAGTGCGCTTTGAGGCTAGCTCCAATTCCTCTCTTGCTGCGACAGAAATGGCCGAGAAGATTGATGAGCTTGTGAACAAAGTGATTATCTTGGAAACTGCAGTTTCATCTCAGACAGCTCTAGTATATGGTTTGAGAACAGAAACTGATGAACTTCAAGGCCATATTCAAACTCTAGAAGATGATAAAGAAAGTctgataaaagataaaaataaactgAACGATCAACTGAGAGAAATGGAACAAAAGATGCTTGCAGTACAAGATTTAAACCAAACTGTTGAAGATCAGAATAGCAACCTCCAAACTCATTTCACCGAAGCACGTTGCAATATTAATCGCCTCTCAGTGGAAGTCCAAAGTGTGCAGCCAAGTGAGGAGGTTAAGGTTCCAGATTCATCACAGATACAAAAGAATTCATCAGGCGAGGCTGATTCAAAACATGAAGCTGAAGGGAAAGTTCCATTGAATCAAGACAATGTcttgatgaatgatgaaaataagTCAGAAAAGGAACATACTGGTTTGTTAGAAGATGCATTAAATTCGGATAAAGAGCAGCCAAATGAAGAGGTTAAGGTTGCAGGTTCATCGGAGATACAAAAGAATTCATCAGGCCAAGCTGAATCAAAACATGAACCTGAAGGAAAAGTTCCTTTGAATCAAGACAATGCCTTGCTGAATGATGTAACGAAGTCAGAAAAGGAACAAAATGGTTTGTTAGAAGATGCAATAAATTCAGATGAAAAGCAGCCAAATGAGGAGGTTAAGGTTGCAGATTCATTGGAGATACAAAAGAATTCATCAGGCCAGACTGAATCAAAACATGAACCTGAAGGAGAAATTCCATTGCATCAAGAAGACAATGTCTTGCTGAATGATGTAAAGAAGTCAGAAAAGGAACATACTGGTTTGTTAGAAGATGCAGTAAATTCAGGTGAGGAGCTTAACATTGCCAATAACATAGAAGATAAGGTAACATCGGATACCAAGTTCAAGGTAACTGATTCACCACAAAATGGTGTACagcaacaaccaagccttatctcACAAAATGGTCTAGACACAGAAAATAATCTTAAGGTCACTAGTACCTTAGAAATGGAAGGAGCGACCGCAGTGGAAAACAAACCTCTAAAAGAGTTAACAGATCAAGAGAAGACTCTCAACCTTGGTAATAGTGATGGAAAAGAGACAGTTGCTATGAGTACAATTACAACTACCGAAAATCAGGAAGTCGGTCAGCACCAAACAAGCAACAAGGCAGATCATAGTTCTTCGGAGAGTTTTAAGAAACTGCAAGAAAATGATGTCAAACAAGATCCATCTAAGACGGGGAATAATCTTGGAGTTGATCACAAAGAGCAGGAAACAACACCAGATGATGAACCGGATTGGCGGAAAATGTTTCTGGATGGAATGCAGGATAGAGAAAAAGCACTTCTAACCGAGTACACTAATACTCTTCGGAATTACAAAGATGTTAAGAAGAGGCTCGCCGAAATAGAGGACAAAAATCAAGACAAAACCTTGGATTCTTGTTTGCAATTGCAGTTAAATGAACTGAAGACGTCTAATTACTTGAAAGATCAAGAGATAAGAATTTTACATCAGAAACTTAGTCTTTTGCAGATAACCATGGAAGGAAATGAGGACTTGGCTAACTCAATTTCAGTTCCACCGCAAGAAGAACATGACATTCAGCAACTACTAAAAATTGATCAACCTGCATCTCCATCAGCTATTGAAGAGAAGTTCCGGTCCAATATGGATGAAATTCTAGAGGAGAACTTGACTTTCTGGTTAAAATTTAGTACAACTTATGCTGAGATACAGAGATTTGAAACCACTATCAAGGATTTGCAAACCGAGGTATCAAAACTCGAGGAAAACGGAAAGTCTTCTGAAGGTAGTGCAGGCATAAAGCATTCTCTAAAATCAGATGCAAGGCCGATATACAAACACCTGACAGAGATTCAATCTGAAATAACAGTCTGGGTGGAGAAAAGTGCCCTGATGAAAGAAGAACTGCAACGTAGATTGTCATCTTTGTGTCTCATCCAAGAGGAGATAACAAATGCATTGAAAGCCAGTGCTGAAGATGATGACTTTAGGTTCACAAGCTATCAAGCAGCCAAGTTCCAAGGTGAGGTTTTGAACATGAAACAGGAAAACAATAAAGTTGCTGATGAACTTCAAGCAGGTCTAGATATTGCAACATCTCTTCAACTTGAAATTGAAAAGGCACTTATAAAGTTGAATGAGCAATATGAGTTGTCAACTTCAAAGCGACAAGAAAGTGGAGACCTAAGACAGTCAGAAACTAAAGCCAGGGTTCCTCTCAGGACATTTATCTTTGGTGTGAAACCAAAGAAACAATCCATATTCTCCTATATGACCCCTCGAATGCATAGGAAGTTCAACTCTGCCTCTGCCAGGGATCAGAGTCGTTTGTAG
- the LOC11416529 gene encoding uncharacterized protein, translating to MDVSLTRLSCWLWGGSKEKEPIVNGNPSSEWSFSLKERESLKFPLIKGTNNQRKVRKKWQSREERRVDREYDVVLVSSDGGGGCLSGSESDDSDWSIGWLEPHGSDFQSDDDESESDSSFAVLVPCYRPGCKEVEGSNNHLLSAIKKNLPNQFSSAGNNYMEQWLASLQNFEA from the exons atGGATGTGTCTTTGACACGTTTGTCTTGTTGGTTATGGGGAGGTAGTAAGGAGAAAGAGCCTATTGTTAATGGAAATCCATCTTCTGAATGGAGTTTTTCATTGAAAGAAAGAGAGTCTTTGAAGTTTCCTTTGATAAAGGGAACAAATAATCAAAGGAAGGTTAGGAAGAAGTGGCAGAGTAGGGAAGAGAGGAGAGTTGATAgagagtatgatgttgttttagTATCAtctgatggtggtggtggttgtttATCAGGCTCTGAATCTGATGACTCAGATTGGTCTATTGGGTGGTTAGAGCCTCATGGTTCTGATTTTCAGAGTGATGATGATGAGTCTGAATCTGATAGTAGTTTTGCTGTTTTGGTTCCTTGTTATAGACCAGGTTGCAAGGAAGTTGAAGGctcaaataatcatcttttgaGTGCTATCAAGAAGAATCTACCAAATCAATTTTCTTCTG CTGGCAACAATTACATGGAACAATGGTTAGCTTCACTTCAGAATTTTGAAGCTTAG